The proteins below are encoded in one region of Silene latifolia isolate original U9 population chromosome 2, ASM4854445v1, whole genome shotgun sequence:
- the LOC141644245 gene encoding uncharacterized protein LOC141644245 has product MNNLRLLKMRNVLHTTFKKSSPSFSSISTGKSSPSTASAASTAADFVGDDDLDDVSVMNVRTVKPAMLPSLLQPRVVVFDGVCPLCHSGVKWVIKADKYRKIKFCCLQSETAEPYMKLCGVDREDVLRRFIFVEGLGQYHQASTAALKVASYLPLPYSALSSLMVIPTPMRDVVYDYIAKRRYNWFGKKKECLVLHEPEMLERFIDREELLERQRHQSDI; this is encoded by the exons ATGAACAATCTACGGCTTCTCAAAATGCGCAATGTTCTGCACACTACTTTCAAGAAATCTTCGCCGTCGTTTTCGTCGATTTCCACCGGAAAATCGTCGCCTTCTACGGCGTCCGCCGCCTCCACCGCCGCTGATTTCGTCGGAGATGATGACTTGGATGACGTTAGTGTTATGAATGTACGGACAGTGAAACCTGCTATGTTGCCTTCTCTCCTTCAGCCACGCGTCGTCGTTTTTGACGGTGTTTGTCCTCTCTGTCATTCTG GTGTGAAGTGGGTTATCAAAGCTGACAAATATAGAAAGATAAAGTTTTGTTGCCTTCAGTCTGAGACTGCTGAACCTTACATGAAGCTTTGTGGTGTTGATCGGGAGGATGTACTTCGCCGCTTTATATTTGTTGAAGGCCTAGGCCAATATCATCAAGCTTCTACAG CTGCATTAAAAGTGGCTTCGTACTTGCCATTGCCCTATTCAGCATTGAGCTCTCTGATGGTGATTCCCACTCCAATGAGGGATGTTGTTTATGACTACATTGCTAAACGACGCTATAACTGGTTTGGTAAGAAGAAAGAATGCCTTGTTTTACATGAGCCGGAAATGCTTGAGCGATTTATTGACAGGGAAGAGTTATTGGAGCGTCAGCGCCATCAGTCAGATATATAA
- the LOC141641926 gene encoding uncharacterized protein LOC141641926 gives MRSRLDGYEGVEVDSVGRSGGLALLWKVGVSCVLRSATNHYIDVSVSHESLHWRLTGFYGWPAIQDRWLSWQQLRLLGEEGPDPWICIGDFNEILYANEMLGGERQQRQMNNFRDAVDECGLRDIPFEGYEYTFDNGQVGDDNRQCRLDRALVTDLWLDLFPYSKLIHLDREWSDHSPICVHLARTREENVKQKKQFRFEQVWVGEEGCEDAVQRAWMEGSDDMMATIRRCAMELQEWKGVSIGKIVRDLKKKRGRLKTLNEGSRRVRDVNERKKILKEIADLIRQEEVFWRQRSRALWLRDGDKNTSFFHRKATQRKERNFISKIVDDQGRSYEKTHDIL, from the coding sequence ATGAGAAGTCGTCTGGATGGTTACGAAGGAGTTGAGGTAGATAGTGTTGGTCGGTCAGGAGGTCTTGCTTTGTTATGGAAGGTGGGGGTTAGTTGTGTTCTTAGGTCAGCCACAAATCACTACATTGATGTTTCGGTGAGCCACGAGAGTTTGCATTGGAGGTTGACGGGCTTCTATGGATGGCCGGCCATACAAGATCGATGGTTGTCGTGGCAGCAGCTTAGATTGTTGGGAGAGGAGGGACCGGACCCGTGGATATGTATTGGCGATTTTAACGAAATTTTGTATGCAAATGAGATGCTAGGAGGTGAAAGACAGCAAAGGCAAATGAATAACTTCCGAGATGCAGTCGATGAATGTGGGCTGAGAGATATTCCTTTCGAGGGATACGAGTATACCTTTGATAACGGACAGGTAGGGGACGATAATAGACAATGCAGGCTGGACAGAGCGTTGGTTACGGACCTCTGGCTGGACTTATTCCCCTATTCGAAATTGATACATTTGGATAGGGAGTGGTCAGACCATAGCCCCATTTGTGTGCACTTAGCAAGAACGAGGGAGGAAAATGTGAAGCAGAAGAAGCAATTCCGGTTTGAACAAGTTTGGGTAGGAGAGGAGGGGTGCGAGGATGCGGTTCAGCGAGCGTGGATGGAGGGGAGTGATGATATGATGGCAACGATTCGTCGTTGTGCTATGGAGTTGCAGGAGTGGAAAGGAGTGAGTATTGGGAAAATAGTACGTGACCTAAAAAAGAAGAGGGGTAGGCTGAAAACGCTTAACGAGGGCAGTCGAAGGGTTAGGGATGTAAATGAGCGCAAGAAAATTCTCAAGGAAATTGCAGATTTAATTCGACAGGAGGAAGTCTTTTGGCGGCAACGTTCGAGAGCGCTTTGGTTACGAGACGGAGATAAAAATACCTCTTTTTTCCATCGAAAAGCAACCCAAAGGAAAGAAAGGAATTTTATATCAAAAATTGTGGATGATCAGGGGAGGTCGTACGAAAAAACGCATGACATTCTTTGA